One genomic window of Arachis stenosperma cultivar V10309 chromosome 10, arast.V10309.gnm1.PFL2, whole genome shotgun sequence includes the following:
- the LOC130956480 gene encoding WAT1-related protein At5g64700-like isoform X1, whose amino-acid sequence MGEVKPYFAVVLMQFIYSVMTLLTKAVFNQGMNSSVFIFYRQMLGTVILVPLAFIFERKSAVPLSFMTFLKIFMFSFIGLTLTLNVYSIALVYTSATLGAAFVNCLPASTFFLAVILRMEKVNIKTESGIAKIASVLLCIGGVVILALYKGPHLVSGHHHTQHLSSRGQKWILGSLLFFLAVITWSFWLVIQAQFLKSYPSKLYFTSLQCMSSAIQSFLVAIAFERDFQQWKLGWDMRLLAVVYTGILVNGVVYYLQAWVIEKRGPVFSIIWNPLSFVMSTTGSILLLGEPLCLGSVVGGIMLVLSLYSVLWGKSKEGVSHQKSLPVKAPKECGDTKITEASDAQPHPQQQI is encoded by the exons ATGGGTGAAGTTAAGCCATATTTTGCAGTGGTTCTAATGCAATTCATATATTCAGTGATGACCTTGTTGACTAAGGCAGTTTTTAACCAAGGCATGAATAGCTCTGTGTTTATCTTCTATAGACAAATGTTGGGAACCGTTATTTTGGTCCCTCTGGCCTTCATATTTGAACG AAAAAGTGCAGTGCCACTCTCGTTCATGACTTTCTTGAAGATTTTCATGTTCTCATTTATCGG GCTTACTCTAACCTTGAATGTTTATAGCATTGCACTTGTTTATACCTCTGCCACGTTGGGTGCTGCATTTGTTAATTGCCTCCCCGCTTCTACTTTCTTCCTTGCTGTCATTCTCAG AATGGAAAAGGTAAATATAAAGACAGAATCAGGGATTGCAAAGATTGCAAGTGTATTGCTTTGCATAGGTGGTGTGGTGATCCTTGCATTATACAAAGGACCACACTTAGTATCTGGACACCACCACACTCAACATCTTTCATCAAGAGGCCAAAAATGGATACTCGGTTCTTTACTCTTTTTCTTGGCAGTCATCACTTGGAGCTTTTGGCTTGTCATTCAG GCTCAATTTCTTAAAAGCTACCCTTCAAAGTTATATTTCACTAGCCTGCAGTGCATGTCAAGTGCAATTCAATCATTTTTGGTTGCTATAGCTTTTGAAAGAGATTTTCAGCAATGGAAGTTGGGTTGGGATATGAGACTCCTTGCAGTTGTCTACACT GGGATACTGGTGAATGGGGTGGTATACTACTTGCAAGCTTGGGTGATAGAAAAGAGAGGGCCTGTTTTCTCAATAATATGGAACCCACTCAGTTTTGTTATGTCTACCACTGGTTCTATATTGCTCTTGGGTGAGCCCCTGTGTTTAGGCAG TGTTGTGGGTGGGATCATGCTGGTTCTAAGTCTCTATAGTGTTTTGTGGGGAAAAAGCAAAGAAGGAGTGAGTCATCAGAAATCACTGCCGGTTAAAGCACCAAAAGAATGTGGAGATACCAAAATAACAGAGGCAAGCGATGCACAACCACATCCACAGCAACAAAtatag
- the LOC130956480 gene encoding WAT1-related protein At5g64700-like isoform X2: MGEVKPYFAVVLMQFIYSVMTLLTKAVFNQGMNSSVFIFYRQMLGTVILVPLAFIFERKSAVPLSFMTFLKIFMFSFIGIALVYTSATLGAAFVNCLPASTFFLAVILRMEKVNIKTESGIAKIASVLLCIGGVVILALYKGPHLVSGHHHTQHLSSRGQKWILGSLLFFLAVITWSFWLVIQAQFLKSYPSKLYFTSLQCMSSAIQSFLVAIAFERDFQQWKLGWDMRLLAVVYTGILVNGVVYYLQAWVIEKRGPVFSIIWNPLSFVMSTTGSILLLGEPLCLGSVVGGIMLVLSLYSVLWGKSKEGVSHQKSLPVKAPKECGDTKITEASDAQPHPQQQI, encoded by the exons ATGGGTGAAGTTAAGCCATATTTTGCAGTGGTTCTAATGCAATTCATATATTCAGTGATGACCTTGTTGACTAAGGCAGTTTTTAACCAAGGCATGAATAGCTCTGTGTTTATCTTCTATAGACAAATGTTGGGAACCGTTATTTTGGTCCCTCTGGCCTTCATATTTGAACG AAAAAGTGCAGTGCCACTCTCGTTCATGACTTTCTTGAAGATTTTCATGTTCTCATTTATCGG CATTGCACTTGTTTATACCTCTGCCACGTTGGGTGCTGCATTTGTTAATTGCCTCCCCGCTTCTACTTTCTTCCTTGCTGTCATTCTCAG AATGGAAAAGGTAAATATAAAGACAGAATCAGGGATTGCAAAGATTGCAAGTGTATTGCTTTGCATAGGTGGTGTGGTGATCCTTGCATTATACAAAGGACCACACTTAGTATCTGGACACCACCACACTCAACATCTTTCATCAAGAGGCCAAAAATGGATACTCGGTTCTTTACTCTTTTTCTTGGCAGTCATCACTTGGAGCTTTTGGCTTGTCATTCAG GCTCAATTTCTTAAAAGCTACCCTTCAAAGTTATATTTCACTAGCCTGCAGTGCATGTCAAGTGCAATTCAATCATTTTTGGTTGCTATAGCTTTTGAAAGAGATTTTCAGCAATGGAAGTTGGGTTGGGATATGAGACTCCTTGCAGTTGTCTACACT GGGATACTGGTGAATGGGGTGGTATACTACTTGCAAGCTTGGGTGATAGAAAAGAGAGGGCCTGTTTTCTCAATAATATGGAACCCACTCAGTTTTGTTATGTCTACCACTGGTTCTATATTGCTCTTGGGTGAGCCCCTGTGTTTAGGCAG TGTTGTGGGTGGGATCATGCTGGTTCTAAGTCTCTATAGTGTTTTGTGGGGAAAAAGCAAAGAAGGAGTGAGTCATCAGAAATCACTGCCGGTTAAAGCACCAAAAGAATGTGGAGATACCAAAATAACAGAGGCAAGCGATGCACAACCACATCCACAGCAACAAAtatag